GGCATCAAGGCCGTCCGGGCGCTGATCGACGGCGGCTGCGACATCGTCGAGGTCGGCCTGCCGCACTCCGACCCGGTGCTGGACGGCCCGACCATCCAGACCGCCGACGACATCGCGCTGCGCGGCGGCGTGAAGATCAAGGACGTGCTGCGCACCGTGCGGGAGGTGGCCACGGCCACCGACGCCCCCGTGCTGGTGATGACGTACTGGAACCCGGTCGACCGCTACGGCACCGCCCGGTTCGCCGCCGACCTGGCGGCCGCCGGGGGCGCGGGCTGCATCCTGCCCGACCTGCCGGTCGAGGAGTCCGAGGAGTGGCGCAAGGCCGCCGGGGAGCACGGCCTGGACACCGTCTTCGTGGTCGCCCCGAGCAGCAAGGACCCGCGGCTGGCCGAGGTCACCGCGGCCGGCACCGGCTTCGTCTACGCCGCCGCGGTGATGGGCGTGACCGGCTCCCGGGCCCAGGTCGGCAGCCTTGCCGAGGACCTGGTCGCCCGCACCCGGGCCACCACCGACCTGCCGGTCTGCGTCGGCCTCGGCGTCTCGACCGCCGACCAGGCCGCCCAGGTGGCGGGCTTCGCGGACGGCGTGATCGTCGGCTCCGCGTTCGTCCAGCGGATCCTGGACGCCGCCGGGGACGAAGAGGTGGCCCTGGCCGCCGTCCGCACCCTGGCCGGCGAGCTCGCGGCGGGCGTCCGCCGCCGGTAGGCGCCACCCCGCAAGGAATTGACGGCCCGTCGGCCTCCCGCAGGGGAGCTGACGGGCCGTCTGTGCTGCCGAGCCGGTCGCGCCCGGGCCTGCCGCGACGACCGCTGCCTGATCCACCGCCGCCTGATCCACCGCCGCCCGATGCGTGGCCGCGGTGGACGCGCCCCGGCGGAGGGGCCGCAGGGGCGGGCGGGCGCCGTCCGGGGCGCGCGCGGGCCGCCGGTGCGCACGGGCGGGGCCGGGTGCGCGGACGCCGGCACCACGGGCCCTCGGGGCGCCGGGTCAAACCGTCTCCTGGGAGGCGTTGGGTGTGAGCTGCTGGGCCCGGGTCGGGCCGGCCGCCGTCATGCACCCGAACGAGTGAAGAGTTCGGGCGCCGCGCATCAGCCGCGGTTGACCGGCGTTGAGTGGAGGGACGACTCGACGGTGCCGTCCGGCGTCCGTCGTTCGTGCACAGCTCAGCCGTCCGGGTGAACGAAGGGGTCTGCCGGTGCCGGGTCTCCAACGAGCCGTCCTGCTCCGGGCGGCCGCCGCCGCGCTGGCGCTCGGCCTCGCGGTCGGGGCGGACACCGCGGTCGGACACGCGCTGGCCAGGCGGGGTGTGGAGCGCGCCGAGCGGCAGGCCTGGGAGTGCGCCGAGGCGGCCCGGCTGGGCGGGTCGGCCCGGGCCGCGCGGTCCGGGGCGCAGGGCCGCCCGGCCTTCGGCGGGCCCGTCCGCCCGGTCGGCTGCGGGGGCGCGGGACGTTAGCACGGGCCGGGCTGAACGGTACAAAACTCACTCTTTCGGCTTAACGGCCGAATATGGAGGAACCATCACCCATCCCCTACGGTTCACCAGGAAAGCGTGGGTGACACCACGGCAGATCCGCGTGAGGCCGCGCCCGCCGAGGGCCGGCAGGCGATTCCCGAGGGGGTTCCGATGGCCGGTCAGCAGGGTGCCCCGCCGCACCCGCACACCGCCGTCCGGCCGGTCGGCGGCGCACTGCGACGGGTGGTCGACGGACCGGCGGGGGAGTGGATCGGCACGGTCGTCCGGCTCGCCCTGGCCGTGGTCTGGGGCTGGGCCGGCCTGGCCAAGATCTCCGACCCGGCGGAGGCCGCGCAGGCCGTCCGGGCGTACGAGATCCTCCCCGAGTCGCTGGTCAAACCGGTCGGCTACGCGCTGCCCTTCCTGGAGCTGGCGCTCGCAGTCCTGTTGGTGATCGGGCTCGGCGTGCGGATCGTCGCCGTGGTCTCCGCCCTGCTGCTGCTCACCTTCATCGCCGGCATCACCTCGGCCTGGGCCCGCGGCATCTCGATCGACTGCGGCTGCTTCGGCGGCGGCGGCACCGTCGACGCCTCGCAGACCGAGTACCTGCAGGAGATCCTGCGCGACACCGGGTTCCTGCTGCTGGCCGCCTGGCTGATCTACCGGCCCCGCACCAAGCTCTCCGCCGACGCCTGGCTGGCGGCCTGAGCCACACCCGCCCCGGCCCGGTCAGCCCGGTCCGGGCCGGCCCCACCTCCACCGGCCGGCCCCGGCCCGGCCCCGACCCTGGATGTCCAGTCACATGAGCGAGAAGAACCGAGATGGCAAGCGCACCGCCCGCGAGCGGATGCAGGAGGAGCGGGCCGCGCAGGAGGCCAAGGCCAGGCGCAACAAGAAGCTCGCCGTCGGCGGCGCGGTGCTGGCGGTGATCGCGGTCGCGGCGGTGGTCGGCGTGGTGGTGCAGAACAACCGCTCCAAGCCGGAGACCCCGGTGGCCGCCCCGGCCGGCACCATCGGCGACAAGAACCTGGTGATCCCGGTCGGCTCGGCGAACGCCCCCTCCACCCTCACCGTGTACGAGGACCCGCGCTGCCCGGCCTGCGGCGCCTTCGAGCGCGAGTTCGGCCCGACCATCGACCAGCTGGAGGACCAGGGCAAGCTCTTCGTCAACTACCACATCGTCTCGTTCATCGACCGGGCCGTGCCCGGCAAGGGCTCCCGGTACGGCGCCAACGCCCTGGGCTGCGCCCAGGACGCCGGCCACTTCCGCGACTACCACGACGTGCTGTACCGCAACCAGCCGGACGAGACCAACGACGCCTTCGGCAACAAGGCCACCCTGATCGCGCTGGCCAAGCCGATCCCGGGCCTGGACACACCGGCCTTCCAGGCCTGCGTGAACGACAACAAGTTCGGCGGCTGGGTGTCGGCCGTGCAGCAGGACTTCGACAAGTCCAACTTCAAGTCCACGCCGACCGTGCTGCTCAACGGCGAGCCGGTGTACCCGAAGATGGGCACCGACGAGATCACCCCGGCGAACTTGGTGAAGTGGGTCGACACGGCCAACCAGGGCAAGCCGCTCGGCACCCCCGGCACCAACGGCCAGAGCGCGGCCCCGACCAGCACTGCCTCCGAGAGCAACAACCCGTCCCCCGGCGCCGGCGGCTGAGACCGCGGCCGCGACGGCCGGCGGCCGGCAGGGCCCGGGTCCGGAGCGTCCCGGGTCCGGGCCACGGCCCTGCCGCGCCCGTCCGGGCCGGGCCTGGGCCTTCGTCCGGGCCGGCCGCGCGGACCGAGTGCGATCTGTGACCCGCACCGGTGGCCGATCGGGCCCGCCGACACGGTAGCGTCGACCCTGCCATGAATATCGCTTACATTCCGAGCCCGTCGCGGGGCGTCCTGGAACTGGGACCGATCCCGCTGCGCGCGTACGCCTTCTGCATCATCATCGGTGTCGTCGTGGCCGTCTGGCTCGGCAGCAAGCGCTGGGTCGCCCGCGGCGGCGCCAAGCACACGGTGGGTGACATCGCCGTCTGGGCCGTCCCGTTCGGGCTGGTCGGCGGCCGCCTCTACCACGTGATCACCGACCACCAGCTGTACTTCGGGGACGGCAGGAACCCCTGGAACGCCTTCAAGGTCTGGGAGGGCGGCCTGGGTATCTGGGGCGCGATCGCGCTCGGCGCGGTCGGTGCCTGGATCGGCGCCCGCCGGCGCGGTGTGCCGCTGCCGCCGTGGGCCGACGCCCTGGCGCCGGGCATCGCGCTCGCCCAGGCCTGCGGCCGCTGGGGCAACTGGTTCAACCAGGAGCTCTACGGCAAGGAGACCACCCTCCCCTGGGGTCTGAAGATCGACAAGACCCTGCCGGACGGCGAGATCGTCCAGGGGATCTACCACCCGACCTTCCTGTACGAGTCGCTCTGGTGCGTCGGTGTGGCGCTGCTGGTGATCTGGGCCGACCGCCGCTTCACCCTCGGCCACGGCCGGGCCTTCGCGCTGTACGTCGCCGCCTACACGGTGGGCCGGTTCTGGATCGAGGCGCTGCGGATCGACGAGGCGCACCGGTTCTTCGGCCTGCGCCTCAACGACTGGACGGCGATCGTCGTCTTCCTGGGCGCCGTCGCCTACCTGGTGATCGTGGGGAAGAAGCGGCCCGGCCGGGAGGACCCGGACTCGATCGACCCGGTCTCCCGGGACGAGCGCGCTGCCGCCGCCGCTGCCGCGGCCGGTTCGGCGGACGGGACCGACGGGACGGACGGGACGGACGGGACGGACGGGACACCCCGGGCGGAGGCGTCCGAGGTGGCCGACGTGACCGACGAAGCGGACGGGGCGGGCCGTGCCGAGGACGGCTCCCGGGCCGCCGACGCGGCCGCCGAGCCGCACCGTGCGGAGCCGAAGAAAACACCCTGACCTGGCATTGCCCGCTGCTCCGGCCGCTCCCACCGCTCAGGTGGCGGGCGGCCGGAGTGCTGTTCGGACAGCCTTACTTTGCTGGAAAACACCTGATCATCGGACTACGTTCAGTGCTGTGAGAGCCCCGCGGGCAGCCTTTCTCACGGCGTTTCGCCGTGCCCGCACCCGGGCTGGGGGAGTGCACAGACGGAGGACCGACGCCATGACCGCGACCATCACCGAGCGCCTGACCGACGACCAGCACCCCAAGCCGCGGATCCCCGCCGAGGGCCATCACCGCGACGTGAACGGCGGCTGGCTGCGGCCCGCGGTGTTCGGCGCGATGGACGGACTGGTCTCCAACTTCGCGCTGATGACCGGCGTGGTCGGCGGCGCGGTCTCCAGCGGCACGGTCGTCCTCACCGGCCTGGCCGGCCTGGCCGCCGGCGCCTGCTCGATGGCGGCGGGGGAGTACACCTCGGTCGCCTCGCAGCGTGAGCTGGTGCAGGCCGAGATCGAGGCCGAGCGGCTGGAGCTGAGCCGCAACCCGCACGGCGAGCTGGCCGAGCTGGCCGAGCTGTACGCCTCGCGCGGGGTCGATCCGGACCTCGCGCTGGCGGTGGCCCGCCAGCTCTCGGTGGACCCGGACCGGACGCTGGAGATCCACGCCCGGGAGGAGCTCGGCATCGACCCGAACGACCTGCCCTCGCCGGTGGTCGCGGCGGCCTCCTCGTTCGTCTGCTTCGCGGTGGGCGCGCTGCTCCCGCTGCTGCCGTACCTGCTGGGTGCGACCTCGCTGCTGCCGGCCCTGCTGCTCTCGCTGGCCGGCCTGTTCGCCTGCGGTGCGGTGGTCGCCCGGGTCACCGCCCGCAGCTGGTGGTTCAGCGGGATGCGCCAGCTGGTGCTGGGCGGGGCGGCGGCCGGTGTGACGTTCCTGCTGGGCCGGCTGATTGGCGGCGCGGTCGGCTGATCGCGGCGGCGCCCGGGCCGAGCGCCCGGGCCGAGCGCCCGGGCCGAGCGCCCGGGGCATGCGGCCGGGCCGAGCACCCGGGGCATGCGGCCGGGCATGCGGTCGTGCACATGGCCGGGCGCGGGCGGGAAGGTGGCCGGGCGCCCGGTCGGGGCGAAGGACCGGGGCCCGGAGGCCGGACGAACGAGCTGGTCGGACGGCGCGGGCGAGGTGGCGGGGCAGGTCGGCCCGTACCTCGCCCGCGCCGTCGTGCGATGGCACAGACTGATGCATGGTTATGCCACGGGTTGCGTGACGTTCCGCACATGGGACCGAGGTGCTCGGTTGTCCTAGCATCGCCTTCGAGCCCGTCCACCCGAGGAATCCAAACCTCGGACCGACCTCGGGGTGAGAATCGCAGGCCACCCCGGAGCGATCTTGGTTCAGG
The sequence above is a segment of the Kitasatospora sp. NBC_00240 genome. Coding sequences within it:
- the trpA gene encoding tryptophan synthase subunit alpha — its product is MTVASKLSETLAAAKAEGRAALIGYLPAGFPSVEGGIKAVRALIDGGCDIVEVGLPHSDPVLDGPTIQTADDIALRGGVKIKDVLRTVREVATATDAPVLVMTYWNPVDRYGTARFAADLAAAGGAGCILPDLPVEESEEWRKAAGEHGLDTVFVVAPSSKDPRLAEVTAAGTGFVYAAAVMGVTGSRAQVGSLAEDLVARTRATTDLPVCVGLGVSTADQAAQVAGFADGVIVGSAFVQRILDAAGDEEVALAAVRTLAGELAAGVRRR
- a CDS encoding MauE/DoxX family redox-associated membrane protein; this translates as MGDTTADPREAAPAEGRQAIPEGVPMAGQQGAPPHPHTAVRPVGGALRRVVDGPAGEWIGTVVRLALAVVWGWAGLAKISDPAEAAQAVRAYEILPESLVKPVGYALPFLELALAVLLVIGLGVRIVAVVSALLLLTFIAGITSAWARGISIDCGCFGGGGTVDASQTEYLQEILRDTGFLLLAAWLIYRPRTKLSADAWLAA
- a CDS encoding thioredoxin domain-containing protein — encoded protein: MSEKNRDGKRTARERMQEERAAQEAKARRNKKLAVGGAVLAVIAVAAVVGVVVQNNRSKPETPVAAPAGTIGDKNLVIPVGSANAPSTLTVYEDPRCPACGAFEREFGPTIDQLEDQGKLFVNYHIVSFIDRAVPGKGSRYGANALGCAQDAGHFRDYHDVLYRNQPDETNDAFGNKATLIALAKPIPGLDTPAFQACVNDNKFGGWVSAVQQDFDKSNFKSTPTVLLNGEPVYPKMGTDEITPANLVKWVDTANQGKPLGTPGTNGQSAAPTSTASESNNPSPGAGG
- the lgt gene encoding prolipoprotein diacylglyceryl transferase, with translation MNIAYIPSPSRGVLELGPIPLRAYAFCIIIGVVVAVWLGSKRWVARGGAKHTVGDIAVWAVPFGLVGGRLYHVITDHQLYFGDGRNPWNAFKVWEGGLGIWGAIALGAVGAWIGARRRGVPLPPWADALAPGIALAQACGRWGNWFNQELYGKETTLPWGLKIDKTLPDGEIVQGIYHPTFLYESLWCVGVALLVIWADRRFTLGHGRAFALYVAAYTVGRFWIEALRIDEAHRFFGLRLNDWTAIVVFLGAVAYLVIVGKKRPGREDPDSIDPVSRDERAAAAAAAAGSADGTDGTDGTDGTDGTPRAEASEVADVTDEADGAGRAEDGSRAADAAAEPHRAEPKKTP
- a CDS encoding VIT1/CCC1 transporter family protein yields the protein MTATITERLTDDQHPKPRIPAEGHHRDVNGGWLRPAVFGAMDGLVSNFALMTGVVGGAVSSGTVVLTGLAGLAAGACSMAAGEYTSVASQRELVQAEIEAERLELSRNPHGELAELAELYASRGVDPDLALAVARQLSVDPDRTLEIHAREELGIDPNDLPSPVVAAASSFVCFAVGALLPLLPYLLGATSLLPALLLSLAGLFACGAVVARVTARSWWFSGMRQLVLGGAAAGVTFLLGRLIGGAVG